The genomic interval GGCGGCACTGCCTAAAGGCACATTGGATTATATCGGCTGCGGGCCAGTCCGTGCGACGCTTTCCAAGAAGAACCATGCCACCCCGATCGGGCTGGAAACCATGGGGCGTATTGCTCGCGCCGCGCCATTTCCTTGTGTTGGCATCGGTGGCGTCAAGCTGGCTGACATCCCTCGCGTCAAGGCAGAAGGCTGCGCCGGTCTCGCTATCGTTTCAGCCATTTCGCAAGCGGCAGACCCTGAAGCGGCAACGCGTGAACTGGTTGACGCCTGGGAGGCCGCATGATCCCGAATATTCTCTCGATTGCCGGTTCCGATCCGTCGGGCGGGGCGGGCATTCAGGCTGACCTTAAGGCCATATCGGCCAATGGTGGCTATGCCATGGCGGTGATCGCCGCCATGACGGCACAAAATACCCAAGGGGTAAGCGGCTGGGTGCCGAGCGAGCCGGATTTCATCGTCGCGCAGATCGAAGCCATTCTGTCAGATATTCGCGTCGATGCCATCAAGATCGGCATGCTGGGTACTTCCAAGGCTGTCGAAGCCGTTGGACAAGCCCTCAAGGAGTGTGCCGCGCCCATCGTGCTCGACCCTGTGATGGTGGCCAAGGGCGGCTCTCGCCTGCTCAATGAGGAAGCCGTTGACGCTGTGCGCCGTGTTCTCGTGCCCATGGCAACGCTCATTACGCCCAATCTGCCTGAAGCGGCGGATCTTCTGGGCTCGATGGAGGCACGCAACGCTGACGACATGCAGGATCAGGCCGAAGCACTCATCGCTCTCGGGCCCAAGGCGGTTTACCTCAAGGGCGGTCATTTGGTGGCCAAAGACAGCCCGGACCTGTTCTTGTCAGCCGAACAGCGCGAATGGATCTCTGCCCCGCGGATCGAAACCAAAAACACCCATGGCACAGGCTGCTCCCTGTCCTCTGCGCTGGCCACCCAACTGGCGCTCACCGGGGATAGTTTTGCTGCAGCCAAAGCCGCCAAAGCCTACATCTCCAAAGCGATTGAAGGCAGCGCCAATCTCGATGTCGGATCAGGTCATGGACCGACAGATCATTTTTTCATGCTGAGGACGTAATCCATGTCTCGTTTTCCGATCAAAAGCCTCGCAGCGGCCCTTATGCTTGCTGGCCTCACTCTGCCCGCATCCGCCGGCACTCCTTTCTCGGTCATGCTCGACTGGTTTGTAAATCCCGATCACGGCCCGATCATCGTTGCCAAGCAACGGGGATATTTCAAGGACGCCGGGTTGGATGTAGAAATCATCGCCCCCGCCGATCCGTCCGATCCGCCCAAGATGGCTGCTGCCGGTGAAGTTGATCTGGGGGTCTCCTACCAGCCCCAGCTCTATCTGCAGCATAAGGAAGGACTGCCTGTGGTGCGGGTTGGTTCGCTGATCGATAGCCCGCTCTATTGCATCATGGTGGATGCGGACGGGCCGGTTAAAAGCCTTGCCGATCTTAAGGGCGGGCGCGTCGGCTTTTCCGTTCCCGGCATCGAGGAAGCCCTGATGCATCGCATGTTGCGCACCAACGGTGTCGAGCCCGATGAGGTGGAACAGGTCAATGTCAATTTCGCCCTGACTTCTGCGTTGGCTGCAGGCAAGGTGGACGCCGTTGGCGGGGCCTTCCGCAATTTCGAACTGCACCAGATGGCCATGGTCGGGCGCAAGGGAAAATGCTTCTTCCCCGAGGAGAATGGCGTACCGGTCTATGAAGAGCTGATCTATGAAACCGCTGCGGACCGCACGGATTTCAGCGCGATCAAGACCTTCCTCAAGGTGACGGCTCGTGCTGCTGAAGAGATCGCCAAAGACCCCGAAGGCACTTGGGAAGAATTCAAAGGCTATGCGGCCGAGCTGGATGATCAGCTCAATCATGACGCATGGTTTGATACCTATCCCAAATTCTCGGTCAAGCCGATGGCGTTGGACAAAGCTCGCTATGAAGCCTTTGGCGCTTATCTCAATGAAATCGGTATGATTGAGGCCACTCCACCGCTCGATGGCATCACCCATGATCTGTCAGGCGAATAGTGTGGCCGAAATGGATCCTTACGGCCTGTCTGGGACGATCCTGCTGGATGGGGAAACGTTGATTGCCCCTTTCACGCTGTCGCTTCAGGCAGGCTGGACAGCCTTGCTCGGCCCTTCCGGGTCGGGCAAGTCGACGCTTTTGCGGCTTCTGGGTGGGCTCGACTGTGAAGCCGAGCTCAAAGGCATCCGAAAGGGAGCCGAGCGTATCGGCTGGATGGCACAATCCGATCTCATGCAGCCGCGCCTCTCGGTTCTGCAGAATGTCATGCTGATTGAAATGCTGGCAGGGCGCAAGCCAGATCGCAATCGCGCCCGCGATCTGCTGGCCGCCGTTGGGCTTTCGGGCTTGGAGAGCCGCAAGCCATCGGCCCTTTCCGGCGGACAGAGACAGCGGGTTGCCCTTGCGCGCACGCTGATGAGCGATGCCGAGTTGATCCTGCTGGATGAACCCTTCTCGGCGCTTGATCCGGCCACGCGGGCGACCATGCAGGATCTGGCCTTTGATCAGTTTGCCGGACGCACGGTTGTGCTTGTCACCCACGATCCGGCCGAGGCCCTGCGTCTTTGCCAGACCATCTGGGGGCTCAAAGATCATCATCTGCAGCCACTCGCGCCTCTGGCCGGAACCAAACCCCATGATCTGGCTGATCCTGCCCTGCTGGCAACCGCAGCCCGCCTACTGGACGACATCAGGAAAAGCGCCAGACCATGAATTGGTTCACCTGTACAAATGTCAGCAAGAGAGAGAATGTGTGAATGAGAAAGCTGATGATTCCTCTGGCGCTGATCGCACTCTGGCAGGGGGGCGTATCTGCCGGAGTGCTGCCTGCCTTTATCCTGCCCGGTCCGCTCGATGTGGCTGGTACCCTATGGTCCGATCGTGCCTTGCTGCTCACTCACAGTCTGGTAACTCTGGAAGAAGTGGCCTACGGCTTTGTCATCGGAGCGATTCTCGGTGTTGGCGCTGCGATACTCATGATGCTGTCACCGGTTGTACGCCTCAATCTCAGGCCGGTGCTTAATGCCTCTCAGGCCATTCCGGTGTTTGTGCTGGCCCCCATTCTGACCCTGTGGTTCGGCTACGGGTTGGCGCCCAAGATCATCATGACCATTCTGCTGGTGTTCTTCCCGATTGCCTCGGGCCTTCTGGATGGGATGCTTGCAACACCACAACAAAGCCTTGATATGGCCCGCATAGCCAAGGCAAGCCGCTGGCGCGAACTGATCTGGTTGCGCTTTCCTCATGCTTTGCCACAGCTCGCAGCAAGCATCCGCATTGCCATAACCTATGCTCCTACCGGAGCCGTGATCGGAGAGTGGATCGGCGCTTCCAAGGGACTGGGCTATCTGATGCTCATGGCAAATGCACGCTCGCGCATCGCCCTGATGTTTGCTGCTCTGGTTGTCATCGTAGCCATGACATTGCTATTGCATCGTCTGGCAGACCACCTGCTGCGCCGCTGGCTATCAGCCTAGCCTATCTTGCCCGCTTTTCATTGCTTCATGATTTGACATTTCCGATGCGTTCCCCAAAACAGCATTTTATGTGGCTTCACAATAACCTTTGATTCACGGCCTCAGGTTAGAAGTTTAGGACAAATAAAAAAACGATAGTTTTTCTAAATGAAATTTCCAGTTGGCTATATAGGCATGATTATTAGTGTTTGTGCTTATGAATTGCAACCTGTTGGCGCATTCGCATCTTGCTGATACTGGCAGAGTTGAGATCATCGTGAATATTTATGGGGCTGGACGGTTTTGTTCATTTGCGTTAATACGTCTTTATACCAATTTATTTAAAATAACGCGCAATGGTTCTTGGGGGAACACTGTTTGATATGAAAAAGCGTCTGTTGCGTCTGTGCGTTATTACCCTTGCTTCGATCGTGGTTTCCGTGCTGTCGACCGCCATCCTGATGCATTTCATGTTTGGCAACATACCGCGCGCCGGTTTGATTATCGCAGCGCTTGTTCCCATTCTCGCCGGTCTTCCGATTACCTTCTTCATAGATAGCCAGAAGCGCAAGCTCAACATGGCCCTGGCCGACCTCAAAGAGGCACACGGCCAGCTTGAAACGCTGAACGCAGAATTGGAGACGCAGGCACGCTTTGACTTCATGACCGGGTTTCTGAACCGGCGCTATTTTGTACAAGCGGTCAACGAGCAATGCGAACGTACTGATAATGGGGCCATCCTGTGCATCGACGTCGATAATTTCAAAGTGATCAATGATAGCTTTGGACATCTGGTCGGGGATGAAGCTCTCAAGATGATTGCCGAAACCATCTCCAGCGCTACGCCGCACGATGCCTTGCTTGCTCGCATGGGGGGCGAGGAATTTTCGGTCTTCCTTCAACCGACAGATCTTAAAACGGCCCGCACAGTTGCGGAACGTATCCGCACAGCCGTAGAAGCCATGACCTTCGAGCCCCGAGAGGGCGTTACCCATGATCTATCGGTGAGCATCGGGCTTGCTTTCACCTGCAGCGCTCATGATTTTCAGGCCCTGTTCGGGCAGGCGGATCTGCATATGTATGCAGCCAAACAGCAGGGCAAGAACCGGGTTATCCTGCCAGACAATGACGATCTGGAGCAGGTCGCCTAACCCTGAACTGGCCTCTCTCATAACTGGCCTCTCTTAAACATGAAAAATCCGCCAGACCATAAGACCCAAGGTCCATGAGAGCTGGCGGATAGAAGAATGGAAGCGGGCCAAAAGCCCTCGCAGGGCGCGTTAGTTCCGAGGCGGAATATTGATGCCTTTTTGCACTGCTGGACGATCCATGAAGCGCTTGAGATAATCAACCACATTGGTGTAGCTGTCGAAATCGACCAGATCTGCAGCTTCATAAATACCGCCAATCGGGCGCAGCCAAGGGGCAATCGCGATGTCGGCAATGGAATAGTCACCGGCAATCCAGTCGCGGTCAGCCAGCACGCCATCAAGGACATTCAGCAGGCGTTTGGTTTCTGCAATATAGCGCTCGCGCGGGCGCGGATCTTCAATTTCGGCACCCTTGAACTTCACGAAGAAACCGAGCTGGCCGAACATTGGGCCGATGCCGCCCATCTGGAACATCAGCCACTGGATGATCTTGGCGCGATCCCGCTCTGTTGCGCCAATGAACTTACCTGTCTTGTCTGATAGATAAAGCAGAATGGCGCCGGTTTCGAACAGGCCGATGGGATCACCGTCCGGGCCGACCGGATCGATGATAGCCGGGATCTTGTTGTTGGGATTCAAGGAGAGAAATTCTTCGCTTTTCACATCCGCGTCCGAAAGCGTCACCTTGTGCGCTTCGTAGGGCAATCCCATTTCTTCCAGCGCAATGGATACTTTCACGCCGTTGGGAGTCGGGTAGGAATAAAGCTGGATCACATCCGGATTCTGTGCTGGCCACCGTTTTGTAATGGGATAATCAGACAGTTTCTTTGGGTCGATCATATGAATTTCTCCGAAAAATTGCCCCGTTTCACACGCAAAAAGAGCGGAAACGAACTGAGGTTGCAAATGTCACCTTAAGTTAAGATCAATGAAGGATTTTTGCAGGCCGCACAACGAAAGAATTTTTCTTATTGCAGCGGGCTGGCGGAAAGGATTTTTAAGGGGAGGGGCCATCAATGGGAAGGGTGCGTATGTAAGCAGGTGGGGAGAACTGCTCGCAGCGCAAGAGGTCTGATGCTTGGAGGCTGGAGGCGATGCGGAGAATTCAGCGCGTCAAATCGAAACGTCCACGCTATGGCGATGGGCTTGATAAAGGCAAAGAAAAGGACCGACGGGTCGTGTCAGGCAGCTTCCTGCATAGGGATCGACTGAAGACTATCATCGCACTCGAAATGTGAGAAAACCGAGGCCAGAAGATCCAGATCGACAGCATAATTCTCCACGAGGAAGTCAACGATGAGACCTCTGTCATGCGGATCCATGCCGGAATGCAGGATAACGGATTCGATTTCGGTTTCGTTCAGTAGATGTGGCCGGATTGAAATATATTTGGGCATCCTATCTCCCCAGATGTTGCCTGTTAAGAATTCCACCAATCTCCAAAACAGAGAAATGCGGCAAAGAGGCCTGCAATGGCGGAAAAGCTACATTTTATGGTTAATCAAGATGGTTAACAAAAGGTTAAATAAACCGTTTGGTGGGCCAGAATGTGGCGCCTATCAGAAAAGTTGTATCAGGTTGTGTAAGAGCCAGAAAACGCAATTGGTGTCTCTAACAAGGGCATGCAATAAGGGTCAGAAGTGGAGGGATAAGAATTTAAGGAAGTTTATCTAAGTATTTTATAGTATTAATTTTTGATAGTTAAATAACTAAATAAAATATTCAGTGCGAATTTGATTGAAACCATTTTAGAGACCTTGAATGCGGCGCTATCTATCTCAAATAGAAGTTAGGATTGACGCAATCGCGCCTGTAAATGAAAGGATCACAATATGTCAAACGACAAGACCATTGAGAATCTCAACACAGCCCTGCAAATGGAAATGAGCGCCGCTCATCAATATCAGCTCAATGCGCAACGTCTGGACGATTGGGGCCTGGGCAAGCTCGCCAATCAGATGCGCGAAGAAATGCGCGAAGAATGGGGGCATTCCGACCGTTTTATCGAACGGGTCCTGTTTCTGAAAGGCACCCCAGTGATGGCGTTCGAAAAACCTCCCGTGCTGCATGACGCGCTGGTCGATCTTTTCAAGGCAGACCTCGCCGATGAGGAAAATGCGATCCAGACCTACACCAAGGCATCCAAGGAAGCCTACGAAGTGGGCGACATCGGCTCCAAGGCTCTGTTCGAAGAAATCGTCATTGACGAAGAAGGCCATAAGGCATGGCTTGAACTACAGCTCGACCTGATCGAACGTCTTGGCGAGAAAACCTACAGCGCCAAATTCATG from uncultured Cohaesibacter sp. carries:
- a CDS encoding bacterioferritin, which encodes MSNDKTIENLNTALQMEMSAAHQYQLNAQRLDDWGLGKLANQMREEMREEWGHSDRFIERVLFLKGTPVMAFEKPPVLHDALVDLFKADLADEENAIQTYTKASKEAYEVGDIGSKALFEEIVIDEEGHKAWLELQLDLIERLGEKTYSAKFMSTGEEEDEE
- a CDS encoding ABC transporter substrate-binding protein encodes the protein MSRFPIKSLAAALMLAGLTLPASAGTPFSVMLDWFVNPDHGPIIVAKQRGYFKDAGLDVEIIAPADPSDPPKMAAAGEVDLGVSYQPQLYLQHKEGLPVVRVGSLIDSPLYCIMVDADGPVKSLADLKGGRVGFSVPGIEEALMHRMLRTNGVEPDEVEQVNVNFALTSALAAGKVDAVGGAFRNFELHQMAMVGRKGKCFFPEENGVPVYEELIYETAADRTDFSAIKTFLKVTARAAEEIAKDPEGTWEEFKGYAAELDDQLNHDAWFDTYPKFSVKPMALDKARYEAFGAYLNEIGMIEATPPLDGITHDLSGE
- the thiD gene encoding bifunctional hydroxymethylpyrimidine kinase/phosphomethylpyrimidine kinase — protein: MIPNILSIAGSDPSGGAGIQADLKAISANGGYAMAVIAAMTAQNTQGVSGWVPSEPDFIVAQIEAILSDIRVDAIKIGMLGTSKAVEAVGQALKECAAPIVLDPVMVAKGGSRLLNEEAVDAVRRVLVPMATLITPNLPEAADLLGSMEARNADDMQDQAEALIALGPKAVYLKGGHLVAKDSPDLFLSAEQREWISAPRIETKNTHGTGCSLSSALATQLALTGDSFAAAKAAKAYISKAIEGSANLDVGSGHGPTDHFFMLRT
- a CDS encoding glutathione S-transferase N-terminal domain-containing protein, which gives rise to MIDPKKLSDYPITKRWPAQNPDVIQLYSYPTPNGVKVSIALEEMGLPYEAHKVTLSDADVKSEEFLSLNPNNKIPAIIDPVGPDGDPIGLFETGAILLYLSDKTGKFIGATERDRAKIIQWLMFQMGGIGPMFGQLGFFVKFKGAEIEDPRPRERYIAETKRLLNVLDGVLADRDWIAGDYSIADIAIAPWLRPIGGIYEAADLVDFDSYTNVVDYLKRFMDRPAVQKGINIPPRN
- a CDS encoding ABC transporter permease, with product MRKLMIPLALIALWQGGVSAGVLPAFILPGPLDVAGTLWSDRALLLTHSLVTLEEVAYGFVIGAILGVGAAILMMLSPVVRLNLRPVLNASQAIPVFVLAPILTLWFGYGLAPKIIMTILLVFFPIASGLLDGMLATPQQSLDMARIAKASRWRELIWLRFPHALPQLAASIRIAITYAPTGAVIGEWIGASKGLGYLMLMANARSRIALMFAALVVIVAMTLLLHRLADHLLRRWLSA
- a CDS encoding diguanylate cyclase gives rise to the protein MKKRLLRLCVITLASIVVSVLSTAILMHFMFGNIPRAGLIIAALVPILAGLPITFFIDSQKRKLNMALADLKEAHGQLETLNAELETQARFDFMTGFLNRRYFVQAVNEQCERTDNGAILCIDVDNFKVINDSFGHLVGDEALKMIAETISSATPHDALLARMGGEEFSVFLQPTDLKTARTVAERIRTAVEAMTFEPREGVTHDLSVSIGLAFTCSAHDFQALFGQADLHMYAAKQQGKNRVILPDNDDLEQVA
- a CDS encoding ATP-binding cassette domain-containing protein, which gives rise to MDPYGLSGTILLDGETLIAPFTLSLQAGWTALLGPSGSGKSTLLRLLGGLDCEAELKGIRKGAERIGWMAQSDLMQPRLSVLQNVMLIEMLAGRKPDRNRARDLLAAVGLSGLESRKPSALSGGQRQRVALARTLMSDAELILLDEPFSALDPATRATMQDLAFDQFAGRTVVLVTHDPAEALRLCQTIWGLKDHHLQPLAPLAGTKPHDLADPALLATAARLLDDIRKSARP